TGCTCCAGGAGTGTCCGGACacgtgggcagagggcagggcagagggcttCCAGCACTCACATTTTAGCATCTTGACGGCCACCTTCATGGTAGCCTGTGAATGGCTCAGGCCATGAGCCGTGGCCTCCACCACCTGCCCAAAGGCCCCGGAGCCCAGGGTGCGTCCTGGGGAAGAGATGATCTCTCAGCTCCTGGCCCACCAGGAAGCTGTATCCCTCACCCTCTGTCAGGTCAGCGTAGACGTCCCTCAAGCCACCCTGGACTTAAGGAGTTTCCCCCATGGAGGCTCCTAAAATCAGTGTGCATCCCAGTCCTTCCTTGTCTTGTCTAAGTCCTGCCTGTTTTCTGGCCCATCTTTAGTTCCTGGAAGCTTTTCTCCCACTGCAGAGAGGAGTACAGCTTCTCTGCACCTTCTCAGCCTCTCCAGCTAGACTCAGCACAGGCCTGGCGCTCGGCCTGCCCTCCATtaatatttcctctctctccacgAAGGCGTCCCATCTCACACAGTCACAGGATCACAGGACCTCAATGTTGGACGGTTCTTGGAAGATCATCTTGTCCCCTCTGTACACAGGAGGGGACTGAGGCCAGAGAAGGCAAGACTTCAGCCCCAGGTCTCAAAGCTAGTCATGGCAAGGCTGGGCCCAGATCTCAGACAGTGTTCCCACCCGCCTCAAGTCCCCTGACTGCCATTTGAGGCCTCCCTGGACTGACCAAGCACAAGCTGGTCCCGAGGCAGCTCCCAGGTGGAGTCATAGGGCAGCTGCATAGGGTCCACATAGATGTACTCGTGGCCATCAGAGCTCACAGATTCAATCACCTTCCATCGGATCTCGTAGCGTGGCTTCTGCAGGACCAAGACCAGGTATAGAACATCAGAGGGAGTCTGGGCCTTGAGGCCCACTAGGTCCACCTCCTTATGGAACAGATAGGCCAGGagaccctgaggcccagagaggggcagtggcataactgaagtcacacagcaagttactGATAGAGCCAAGGCCTTCATGGGCTCTGCGGGAACAGGTGCCAGGGGGAGGTGGCTGAGGAGCAGTTGATGGCCGAGAGGCAGGCTCATCAGAACTGCCTCACCAGCTTCTCCCAGAACTCCGGCTGCTCCTCAGATGGGAGTAGATGAGCAGGCAGCTCTGGAAAGTGACATGAGGCAGGGACAATGTGCCGGATGTGGATGGCTCCTCCCATACTGGGTCAGTCACAGTGGGAATCTCAGCAAGATGTAACCTTAGAATGTTGAAATCACAGGATGTTGGAATCACAGGATTGGAACTTTAGAATGATAGAATCATTGCTACAATCCTGTGCTGGAATCACAGAATGGTGAAATCTCAGAAGAGACCATTGAAATTACTGATTCATATAATTAGACTGCATTTCAGTAGGATGCTGGGAGTCTCTGTGGGTGAGAGCTGGAAGAATGCTAGAGCCCATGCAGTCCACCCCGAAGGCCCCACACTCTGTGGCTGGGATGGGCAGGGATGATGCCTGAGTAGGACTCTGGGTGGGGAGCCGGGCGCACAGCAGAGACAGGAAACCCTGGATGGCCTGGACCGAGCCCACGTTGGGTCAGATACCCAACATCACTGTAGATCACTTTACGCCTGAGCTCCATGCTGGGCTCCGGACACAACCAGATCCTGCAGCACTAGAGGATGGCATggttgttgggggggggggggtccgtGCAGAAAAACGGTGTGCCAGTGTGTACCCATGGGGCTTACCTTCTGCCAGAGcatgatgaggatgatgagggAGATGATTGTGAGGACGACCAAGGCGAGGATGGCTGAGATCACCACCACCTTGAAGGGCAGGGCTGGAAGCAGAGACAAGAGGTGCTTATGAACAAACAGGGTACTGGCATCTCCCCTCCCTTCAATCCACCTCTGGCGCCACAAATTCCTCTCTGTCCATCCTGCCCACAGTGGAACCAGCCCCATTCCCCCTTTGGCCTATGATGTCAGACCCTTAACCTCTTCCCTCTGGGCCACATCTTCAGCCTCTTCCATAAATACCCCGTGCCCTGCAGGAACTACCTCTGGATCACTATCAGCCTCCATACCCCTTCAGCCTCTGCCAGGGTCCGTTTGGCCTGTCTGTCATAGCTCCAGATTGGATGAAAGCTCCTGACAGCCGGGCAGTGTCTTAGCTCTCCTCCGAATCCATGCCCTGGTTGGGGCTGTCACAGCTAGGACAGAGCCTGACCGAGAGGCCAACGGATCTAGTGACTGAGCTCCCACAGCCTGATGCACCCAGACTGCAGAAAGGAGCCCATTCCTCCCCTATTTCACGCCAAGTGCCCACCTGGGGCCGGGGTAGTGATGGTAGTTGTAATGTACCTCCCCCCCGAGGAAATTGGGGTAACCAAGTAGGGCCAACTCTGGCTCCTGCAAGCCCTGAGTCTCCTCCACCTTCAAGGCCTCAGCTTCTCTGCTGCAGTTGCCCACTCCTTCCCACTCACTCTGCATCCACCCTAGCCAGACCCTcatctcccctgccctgcccctctggcCACCCATGTGGTCCCCTGCGAACTCGTTCTATTCTCCTCTGTCCCCCgcctgccctcctctgctctctagagagccctgttcctcctcctcaaGGACTCAGACCAACATCActcctctcctccttcacccCACCAGGTCACACATCCTGGGAAGGAAGGCCGCATCTTCTAGGGAGCTACCTCTGAGTAAAAAGAGGAGCCTCCATCCAGCCATGGCAGTCCTCTATGGGCTGGTGCATGGCTCTCCTCTTATGGCACAAAAATGTTTCCCTTCTGCCTTGCTCAGGGCTGGTCTGCAGGTGCCCACTTGCTCAAGGATACATGTGCACGTGTGAGAGGGTCGGTGAGACAAGGTATTAAAATCTCCACCTATCCCAccacagggcagggggaggcaggtcACTTACACATGGCAACTGCACTTACACATGGACCTACCCAACTGCAGCCGCAAGTGTGTCACAACACCTCATACAGACTTCACAGCTCTGCTTGTACTGGCTTCTGCCTTCTCCTGTAGCCCCCTCGCGTACCACTCCTCTCCCCTTTATCTCCTCCTCCAGTCCTTGAATAAACACATACTCTGCTCTCTAGCCAAGCTGAAttcctttaattttgttaaaCCCACTTTGCCTCTGGGcttttgcacaggctgttccctctaACTGGAACACTGTTCCTCACCAGGCTAACTCCTACTTATCTTTCAGCTGTTGACTTTTAGCTTCCTTTTACCAGGACATTTTCTTGAATCCCACAGCTGGGTATGGAGCCCCTTCTCCGTCTAGGCTTTTACCCCAAAGTGTGACCCACATAAGTCTAGTTCCttgtctgccttctctctggACTGCAGGCACTAGGCAGACAGGCAGCGCTGGGTCTTCTCCACTGAGAAGGTGAGACCCTGTCACTATTTACTGAATGAGGAAACAGGTGAATAAATGAAGTACATGCACACAGGTACATACGTGTACAGGGACTGGCAGGTAGCAATATCATCTGGGCACTAGTAGGGACTGTTCACATAGACAAGAATTATGCAGGTATGTGTACCTGCTAACAGACATGCACAGCACAGAGGCATATATGCACAGGGCTCGGGCTGCACATTTTTACAGAAGGGTGTGTTGCCTCTCCATGCTTATAGACATGCACTATGTCAGCACGCACACGTGCACAGGAGTGGTAAATGCATCATTTGCACACTTGTATGGGGATCGCACATCTGCATGTACATGCCTACAGATATTCACTCGTGGGTTTATATACCTGCCTGGGGCTTGGGCATGCTCACGTTCATGATTTACGAACATACAGTCAGTGGGTTTTCACACATAAACATGCTTGCGTACGtgctcacacacgcacacacacacacattagctTTATGCATGTATCTGGGGATTGGGCATTCTTCATCATGTGGGTTACAAATCTACACTTGGAGGGTATGCACCCATGTCCAAGGATCAGGCATGCTCACATACACGACTTATGATGTACATACAGTGTAGATACTACTACACTTTAAGGAGACAGTGCTGTTTAGAGTCGGTTTATACACATACACTGGTGGATGTACACGTGTGCCACTATTGTGCTGCTGTGTATGTGCATAGGAACATACCCCCCCACAATGCTCCTGAGTGCCCTGGCCGTGCTGACTCTGACCTGCCGTGGGCACCCGGTACCTTCCAAGAGTGGCAGGACTGATGTGGGGGTTAGGGGTCGTGAAGGGCCACGGAGGATGGAGGACTCACAATGCGGCACCACGGTGACCTCCTGCATGTCGTGGCCCAGCAGGTTGTGCAGCGTGCAGCGCACCGACAGGGGCTGATCCACGCGGCGCAGGCGCAGCGTGCTCACCACCTCGAACTCCTGCTCCTCCGCCCAGTACGTCACGTTCGTCTCCAGCTGGCTCTCCTCCTGGGAACTGTTCCCCAGCGGCGTGGGCGGCAGCTCGCGCGGACACCTGCCGCGAGAGCAGCCAGGTCAGCTTCCAGTCCCTTCCTTCCCGCTGCGGGCAGGAAAACTGAGCCACGACAGCGCCACGGGGTGGTGGCGGAACGAGGCTGGAGGCGTccaattcattttttccccaccacTTGGTCCTAAGCCCGTTCCTCCTGTGATCCCTCAACTGACCAGCAGGGGCGCTCCTACCCCAGAATTGAGAACCCTAGATGGCAAAATCCACTCTTCATTTGACCCTCAGGGTCAAGGTGAGAAAAAGCGACAATTCAGGTCATGCAGAGTATCTCCAAGAAGCCACATCAGGACGTGGCTCTAGCCTGAAACAATGTTCTCAGAGGAAGACTAGATGACCGGACTAGATGACCTTCACTGGGTCCTTCCAGCCAGCTGTGGGTACCCTGGGAGACTGAGGCCGGGGGTCTGCTCACCTTTTGAGGTCGCTACACGTGGACCAGGTGAGGTGTGGCTGGGGCATGCCCCGGCCACGACAGCGGACTGTCTGCTCCCCGCTGGCAGGGTGGCTCTCACTCAGCTCCAGCACACGGACGGGCACTGCATGGAGAGGGCCCGGGAGATGGAGAGGACAGAACACACAGTTAATGGGAAAGGCCCTCAGGGCCCAGAGTCTCCCTTGTGCAGGGGGAAGCTGCAGACTGCAGGTGAACAGTAAATACCGGGAATCACAGTGCAAAAACTGACAGATTCCCTTTCTGAGTACTTCAAAGGGAAGGCCTCAGTAGGGTGCTAGTCTGTCTTTAACACCTCCCTGAGGTTTGCTAATCTTCCCTTTCAACAAAGAGCGACAGAGCCCTGGGCAGCCAAGAACATAGAGCCAGAATTTAATAGCATTGTTTTGTTTCCTCAGAGTTTATTTTAGTGGTGGCTTTATATTTATGACATGTGATGCTGATTTTCCATCTACAATGGAGAGGTtcaattttcattcaaaataaatttatttttagaaagtcaGTTGACAAAACAGTAAGTCATTATTGTGTCATTTCTCCGCTCAAAACCCTGCAGTGGCTCTTCATTTCAGTcacagtaaaagccaaagtccacACGAGGGCCCATGAGGGCCTGCACGATCTTCTCTTCCCTGGCCCAGCAACTGCCCCCTCTCagctctgacctcatctcccaccAGGCTCCCCCTCTCTCCGTTCTGGCCACATGGGCCTCTCTGCGTTGCTCCTCCCTTTGCACTGCCTGCTATGCCCTTTCCCCAAATAGCCACTTGGCTAATGCCCTCACCTTCAGCAAGTCTTCACACACACGTCATCTCCGTGAGGCCAGCCCTGATGCTGCTGTTTAAAACTGCAGCCCTCCCCATGCCCCTGCTTCAGGGGGACTCCAGCCTCCCTACCCtacaaaattttcctttttctttcacagCACTTGTTAGCTTCTCACCTTGTATGTGGCTTgctattttttcccctactgtTGAATGTCTACCCTCCCCGCACTGGGATGCAACCTGCATGGTGGCAGGGCCTCAACAACCTTGAATGGACTGGCATATtgtagttgctcagtaaatatccaTCTAATTAGTAGTACAGTGTAAGTGGTATGTGAGAAGGAAACATCACTGGGACATGAACGCCTGGGGTTTTGGAAACACCAATCCAGCCAATGCCTCTTGGTaaagctggggaaactgaggcccagagagggtataTGTACACAGCAGTGTCAGTGTTGGAGCTTGGCCTAGAACCCAGCCTCCTGAGTCCAGGACTCCCTCTTCTGCTCCTCCTGTGGGTGGATGGACAGTGTAAGAAGGGGGACGgtcagggaaggaaagcagggCAGAGGGCTCCTCACCATTGACCTGCAGCTGGAAGGAGAGCTGGGCCTCAGCATCCTCATGGAAGGCCCTCATGGTGTAGCTGCCAGCCTCAGCCACCTTCACCCGCACCAGTGTCAGTTCTGACACATACCTGAGGAGGACAGGCCAGAAGACCCAGCTGTCAGAGCCGGAAGAACTCTTACACTTCCCACCTTCCTCGTAAAGACAGGAAAAgcaaggcccagggaggggaaggggattgCCAAGGTCACGCGGAtgccagcagcagagccaggacttttGAATCCCCACCCATGAGCAGCTCCAGGGAGCCAAGAGGGAGGGTaaggagggatggggtggggggtgtgaaGGGGAAGCACCATTTCCGTCCCCCACCACATCTCATCCCTTTCAGAAAGGCCTGACACTGCTTTATCCTAACACGCAGCACCTCACGTCGGCCTGCTCATCTCCATCCTCAGGGCTACCATTCATGCACAGGTGGCAGTGGCCCACCTGGCACCCTCTTCCTCAATCATCCCCCCCCTTTCTCCTCCAGTGCTTCCTGTTGCCTCCACCCATCACAAGGACAACTAAACATCTGGGTGATCATCTGACCAGTGTCTGTTTCCCCCACTAGACAGGAAATTCTAGGAAGGCTGGAACAGTCTGTTCTGTTCTCTGCAGCATCCCCAGGGTCTGGAACGGgggtgcctggcatgtagcaggcTCTCAGAAAAGATGGGCCTTGGTTTACCAAGTAGCTGAAAGCTGTGGGCTGCCTGGTGGCTGGCTGCAGAGAATAATAACTTCCAGAATAGGGTGGACAGGTCGGCTGCTCACCGGGTCTCCGACACATTGCGTGTGGACAGCACGATCTCGCCGGCGCTGGAATCACCCAGGGTCCTGTTGTCCTTGAACCACATGACAGTGGGAGGCGGGTAGGCCTCGAAAACCACGTGCAGTGTCCGGCTGCGGTGCAGCTCCGCGAATTGTACAGGGTCCAGCTCCTCCAGCAGCTGCACATAGCCGCTCTCTACAAGCGGGCGGCCGTCAGGGGCAAGGCTACGCCTGCCCACCCATGGGGCAGTGCCTCTTTGGGGCGGGGCATCAGTTGTATGCCTAAGTCGTCCAGCCTTCTAGGGGAGGGGCTTCAGGCTTTAGGAATTGAATCAGCGATGGAGTCACCTGAACTGGGGTTTAGGTTGGGACAGGGACGGACTGGAGCAAGAGCCAAGTTTAGGGCTGATATTGGTTTGGGGCCTGGGTTTGGAATTGGGACTAGAGTTGTAGCGCTCATTGGGTGTGTTCTGCCTCAGGACTGTGGCTGAGATCAACTGCAGCCTGGCTGAATTTGGGGATGGGGCTGCCTGAGCCTGGGATGGCAGTTAGGATTAGAAATTGGGATGGGGCTGGGGTTCTGGCTAGGCAGAAAGTCTAGGTTGGGATTAGGATTGGATTGGGGGCTGATACTGAACTTTGGTTTGGGCTTATCCTGGAAATGGGGCTTTGGTCGACATAGGCTAGAACTGGActggaacatggctgacagtACCCCAGGGCTGTGACAAGGTCTGGGGCCAGTTCAGAATAAGGGTTGGGGCTGAGACCAAGGCACCTACCGACTACAGTGACATTGATGGCCTTTTCATCTCGATGGTCGCTCACACTATCTGATACATTGCAGATGTAGGTCCCTGAGTCTCCCAGCTCAGCACTGGGGATGTGCAGGATAGAACGTATGTGGGGCATTTCAAAGAGGAAGTCAGTCACTGGCTCTACCAGCCGCCCACTCTGTAGGGACAGGTGAGGCAAGCCCCCCAAATCAGGAAGAGTCCAAGAAGTCAGGCTGCAAGTTACAATGTCCATCCCTGCCTGGCCCTTCTTCCAACCCCTGGCCCAGCATTACCTCCATGCGTGGGTATGTCCACTCAAAGTTAACCACCTCATTCCCCGTCACAATGCACATAATGGTGATGTTCTCCCCCTGGCGGACCACAGTCTGCACTGCACTCACTGAGACATTGATGGATGACACTGGTGGAAAGAAATTGGCTTAGGGCTGAGGAAGTCACCGCCAGCCAGCAGCACATCAACTTGGGGATGAGGTTGGggtccagagagggaagggatgaCTGGTGTGGAAGATTCAGTCTTTCATCAAACATTTCTTAAATACacactatgtgccaagtactgttaCAGGCACTGGGGCTTTAGCAGTAAACACAGCACacaaaattcctgccctcatgaGGCTGCCATTCTGGGAGAAATAACAGTTTTGAAATCAAAGTACTCTCTGGGAATCTAATTACTAAAGAAATTTACTGAGCACAACCAGGTACTCTCcgtcttttgttttatttaatcttcacaataatcccACTAGGTAGGCAGtcaatattatccccatttcacaaaggatgaagcagactcagagagatTATGTGCCTTGTGCAAAGCCACTCAGatgggaagtggcagagctgggattcagagcTGGGTGCCTTTGCCCAACACAGCATACAGCCTAGCCCCACCACTAATGCTTCCCGTCACCTTGGACATACTCCACCctctttctgagactcagttttctcatctgtaaaatggggagacaTACTTTCCTTCCAAGGACGTAGTGCAAATCCACTGAAAAATGGGATGCCCACTTTGTAACCTGTGAAGGTCTGTACCTCTGCAGAGGGTCATACTTGCCTCTGCTGAGCATCAGGCCAGAAAGGGGGGCTCACCTTGGAGGCTGTAGACATAGTAGGCATCAGAATCCACTTCCCTGTCCCCGATGGTGGTTTTGCAGACATAGGTCTTGTCCTCAAAGGTCCCAGAGAAGCCACGTTGGTGGTCATAGGAGATGGGCAGTGGGACATCCACCTTCTTCTCATGCAGTGTCACCACCAATCGTGGATCCGTCACTCGGCATGGAATTGTGATCTCAGTTATTTCCGTGAGAAAGATGAAGAGTTCCTCAGGGTCGACAGGAAGGAAGCCTATGGTGGGATCTGCCAGAAGTGGGGCCAAGAATGTGGGTCAGGGGAGCTGGGTTTCTGGCTATCCCCTGATTtgttatgtgaccttgagcaggtctcTTCCCACCTCTGGCCCTCAGTCTTCCCACTACGGAATAAGGATGCTCTCAGAGGTCCCTTCTAACTTTAGCATTTGATAGGGACAGCACCAGTGtgagaaagaagataaatcaCAAGTTGATGGGCAGCTGGCACCCGGAGCTTGGAGAATGGGGAAGATGAGACATGGAGGCCAAGAGGGTGCATATTAGAACCAGCTGAGAATGCAGAGTTCTTGGGAACCAGGAATGGGGTGGGCGGGAGCAGAAAAATCTCCAGATCAAGGGGTGGGAGTGAACATATTCCTAGACTGATTCCGTGATTCCCCTGCATTTCTAAGTTAGCTGTGTTTCACCATATCAGTAAAGCGCTCTCTGAGCTTCCCCCAGATGCCTGCAGCTGAGAAGAGGAGTTAGGGAGTGAGCTCACAGGCCGGGGGCCCTTACCTGGCACAAAGATGTACAGCCGTTTCCGCTCACTGGCCTCCAGCCCATGGGAGCCGTTGTAGGTACAAAAGTATTCTCCCGTGTGGAGCCCAGTGACGTTGGCCAGTGTCAGCTTGCTGGAGAACGTGCCGTCCTGGGTCTTGGTTATTTCCTGTGGGGGGTTCTGGGACATCCGTTCCCACACCACTGGAGCTGGACCCGAGCAGGTCAGAACAAAGGTGCTGGAGAGATTGAGGACAAGCTCCGGCCCCGGGGGTGTGATGACCAGGCCCCAGGAGGCCTGTGGTCCCAGCAGCAACAGCAGGGGCAGCAACAGCTCCTGGCCTTTGGGAGAAGAGGCATCAGACATCAAGGCACGATCGTATCAGCCCCCTCCCCGCAGACGGGGAACACACCTCCCTAATCCACAGGAACACAGACTGGAAGCCAGGGTTCTGAGACCTGCCCGTCCAGGGCCTGGTCCCCAGGGACTCCttctggcctcctggcctcctgaTCTCCAAGCCTTTAGACCCCCAGCCTTGGAGTCCTTCTGCAATGCAGCATTCAGGCTGCAGGCATGTTCTAGCAAAAGCATCAGGAAGTCCTCGGGAAGCAATTCCCAGGCCTCCGGTTCCTGCATTACTTCCCAGGTCACTCTTGGAGCCTCTTCCCTGCGGCTGCCTCAGCTGCCCAGGTTCTGTCCAAAGCCCAGAGATGGCCCTTTGGGGAGGTGGTGGCCACGGTAGTCCAGAGTGGGGCAgactgaggcagccctggaggctgaagggggctggggttgggaggaAGTCAAGGGACTGGTCTCCGCTCTCCCTTCTGACAGCCCCTGGGGAAGGATTCTGTGAGCCACACCCTCCTGTCTCGGCAGGGCACACTGGAGGTGAAGATACAGAGGGGGCACTGACAGGTGGGTGCTCGGCCAGCTAGTCAGTCATATTTGGGGGGGCCTTTGGCTGGTCACTGATTGCCTGGTCAGCACTGATTGCCTGGAGAAGCCCACCAGAACCTGGGAGCTCACAACCAACGAGGGGTCCAGGCCGGGGAGGGGAGTCCCACACCAGAACCAGACTGGCCAAACTGATAACAACGTGCGCTGAGGAGAGATGGGAGACCAGGGTGACTGTTagggactggggtggggacaggcggTGAGGGGCATGGGGTATGGAGGGCCAAGCAAAGGATTTGAGCGGATGGCTCTGGACGAGCAGGGGCCCACTGCGGTTTCTGAGCTGAGGGATGGGGGGTGGAAGTAGAGGCCTCCACTGAGACCCACTGAAAAGGcgggaaattgaggctcaagaGCAGAGCAGtggccctgggctcccaggccctggcGCTAGCATGTGCCACCCTGTCAGCTCCAGGGTCTTCGTTAGTGGCTCCCCAgggccctctcccctcacccccagtccACCTACCTTTGAGGACAGGAGCAGGCATGGCACTCGGAAGCCACATGGTATCCTGCAGAGGTAAAGAGGAATCAGGACCCAGAGTGGTCAAAGGCGATGCCAGGGTTCATCTTTCCTGGGTCCTGCAGAGTCAGCCCCAACCTGAGCCACCCAGCCTCTATCCATCAGGCTAAAGTCAAAGgccacccacccccaacaccGAGCGGGCACTCATGCCAAGGGGCACCCCCTCTTGCGctgggcccagccccaggctgcctgggcccTGCTTTGGCTCTGCCTCTACCTCTCTGGTGACTTGGCTGAGGCCCCGgcttctctctgggccttagtttctctGTATGCGCAGCAGGGGTAGGGTCTTGGGCTGGATGGTATCCAGGGACCCGCCAGCTCTAACAGTCCTTGGGGTGACAGTTCCAATACCAGGCTCTTATCTGCCAGGACAAATATTTGGGAAAGTGTGATGAaaggcctgggggcgggggggggggggaagaggggGTAGGCCAGAACCCAGAGAACTCCCACAGCTCCACAAGCACAACAGGAAATGGAGGCGGCTGTGGGAAGGGAAGCGGGGGAGTTGGGGCTGCGGAATGTAGGGGGGGGTCACCTCCCCATGCCTGGCCCCCTTTATTCAGCCCCAAGCTgcacagggaggcccagggggAGGGGCCCGGGTCTGGCCCACGGGAGGCCCAGCAAGGTTTCAGAGATCCTTGGAGACTACAGAATCCAAGccccccaccactgcctccaGTGTCCccatggggagactgaggctctgagagggaaAGAAGATTGCCTGAGGCTACACAGCAGAGCTTGTCCTGGAAGGAGACAAGGAGAACTGGAATGGTGGACgtagagagagacaaagacacagagagacagagagagaggaaacaccCAGCGACAGactcagaaagagacagaagcagggacatggagaaagagacagacaatacTGGGTGGGTCTTTGCCCTATTCCTGCCCTTGGCAGCCCCATCCGAGAGTCCCAAATAACCAACAGCCAGGCTTGCAAAGGTCTGACTATAGCACCAACAAGAAGGGGGCCAAAAGTGGGCAGGGGGGTTGCAGAGCAAGAAACATGGGAGACACCAGGTGACAAAGTGACAAGGAGACCTGGGTGCTGTGGGACTGCTGACCTCTCTGAGTGGCTGCCCAGCCTGGCCCGGTCCCTAAGGTCATGCCTGGCTTGCCCCCACTCCACTCCCATCTCACCCCTCCTAGttcccaggccagggctgggatcTGGGCTTGAGTCCCAGCAGGGCTACCTTCTTCGCCATCACTATCTCAGTGGCCTCAGTCTCCAGCTCTCAAAGTGGTAGGACGGCGAGTGTACCACTTCCAGGGCTGCATTTACACAGTAATCATGAGACAGAAGCAAGGCTCATAGCCTGAGGACCGCCATCTCAGCTCTGCCCAGCACCCCAAGAAGCTCTGAAAGGatctgctctcctcctcctctccccatcccttcaGACAGCTTGCCGGAgggtcccctctcccttctcccaattGCTTGAGACTCAAAGCCCAGCCGACTTGAGGACCCCTCCTCAGCTcccccctctcccatccctcctgccccagccttccAGCTGGATGCCAGGCTCCtccagcaggagggagcagcGCCATGGCAGAGCCAGCAGCCCCCACAGAGGCCCATCTGCCCCTTGGTGGGTGCCCCTCTGGATCCCCTCTTCCTGCCAGAGATCTCAGCCAAAGAAAATCATTAGcagtggaggctgggggagggggtcactTCAGCCTccgtgcccctcccctcccagcctccctggctggCCACACTGTTTATTATTCTAAAGGAGGAATTTGGTCGGCTGGCCTGGAGATGGGAGGTCACTGCAACCAGGGCTGCCTGGCTCTGGAAGGTTGTGGGCTGGGGCCCCCGGGTGAGCAGCCCCCGACCCTGGCTCCTCTCCCCATAGTCCTGGAGCTAAGGGGGCTTAGAGTCTCTGAGACTCTGAGTTGGGAGGGGACTTCTTGAACAggcagcagaggcccagagacagaCAGAACCATGGCCCAGTCACCCAGCAAAAAGGCAGAATCAGGTGGCAGCGTGGGGACAGGCTGGGCAAAGG
The sequence above is a segment of the Camelus ferus isolate YT-003-E chromosome 3, BCGSAC_Cfer_1.0, whole genome shotgun sequence genome. Coding sequences within it:
- the PDGFRB gene encoding platelet-derived growth factor receptor beta, yielding MWLPSAMPAPVLKGQELLLPLLLLLGPQASWGLVITPPGPELVLNLSSTFVLTCSGPAPVVWERMSQNPPQEITKTQDGTFSSKLTLANVTGLHTGEYFCTYNGSHGLEASERKRLYIFVPDPTIGFLPVDPEELFIFLTEITEITIPCRVTDPRLVVTLHEKKVDVPLPISYDHQRGFSGTFEDKTYVCKTTIGDREVDSDAYYVYSLQVSSINVSVSAVQTVVRQGENITIMCIVTGNEVVNFEWTYPRMESGRLVEPVTDFLFEMPHIRSILHIPSAELGDSGTYICNVSDSVSDHRDEKAINVTVVESGYVQLLEELDPVQFAELHRSRTLHVVFEAYPPPTVMWFKDNRTLGDSSAGEIVLSTRNVSETRYVSELTLVRVKVAEAGSYTMRAFHEDAEAQLSFQLQVNVPVRVLELSESHPASGEQTVRCRGRGMPQPHLTWSTCSDLKRCPRELPPTPLGNSSQEESQLETNVTYWAEEQEFEVVSTLRLRRVDQPLSVRCTLHNLLGHDMQEVTVVPHSLPFKVVVISAILALVVLTIISLIILIMLWQKKPRYEIRWKVIESVSSDGHEYIYVDPMQLPYDSTWELPRDQLVLGRTLGSGAFGQVVEATAHGLSHSQATMKVAVKMLKSTARSSEKQALMSELKIMSHLGPHLNVVNLLGACTKGGPIYIITEYCRYGDLVDYLHRNKHTFLQRCSDKRRPPSAELYSNALPGGLPLLSHVSLPGESDGGYMDMSKDESVDYVPMLDMKGDVKYADIESSNYMAPYDNYVPSAPERTCRATLINESPVLSYTDLVGFSYQVANGMEFLASKNCVHRDLAARNVLICEGKLVKICDFGLARDIMRDSNYISKGSTFLPLKWMAPESIFNSLYTTLSDVWSFGILLWEIFTLGGTPYPELPMNEQFYNAIKRGYRMAQPAHASDEIYEIMQKCWEEKFEIRPPFSQLVLLLERLLGEGYKKKYQQVDEEFLRSDHPAVLRSQARLPGFHGLRSPLDTSSVLYTAVQPEGDNDYIIPLPDPKPEVADEGPLEGSPSLASSTLNEVNTSSTISCDSPLEPQEEPEPQPECQVEPEPEPERSPDSSCLGPRAEAEDSFL